ATTTTGGCGCCCTGAGGGTCTTCAAACACCTCCCTTCGCTCGGTTGCCGGGTAAGTGATGGAGGCAGAGAAAAGCACTTGGCCCTCCCGATTCACGAGGTCGTACGAAAGTTGGCGGCTGGCCTTCGAGAAACCTTCTTCAAAGCCGCCGCTATATGGTTTTCTGGAGATGGTGCTGATTTTGCCCTCCGCATCCATCTGCAAAAGCAACTGGGTGGCAATTGTGGGCAGCACTTCCATCTGAGCGGAATTTACTTCACGACCGGATTCCAATATCCGCACCGTCACTTTGCCGGGGTTGATGTTGGGCACCAATACCCTCAAGCCCACGGAGTCCAACGCCCCGACAATCGGGGCACCCGTTTTCTCGAAAATCACTTCGGTTGATTTGCCTGTCACACCCGGGTCGAGATTGCGCAACACAACCATGTCGCCGGGATGGGCTTTGGGCGGGATGACCTCCATAGGGCCTTGCGGAGTTTGTACTTTGCAACAAACCCACAAAAGCCCGGCCATCAGAAAGAGCAATGAATGTCTCATAACAGTAAAGATTGGTTTGGTTAAAAAGTAGACTTGCAGGGGTGGAGGGCTTTGAGTGAAGGGGATGGTCATTTTTTCGATTGGCAAGGCAAGTTTTGCAGTCGAAATCGGGCATGTTCGGCGAAAAATTTAACGAAGCCAGTTGGAAAAAGGGCTTTCCCTTCGCCAAAGGCCTCCACCACCACAAGTCTCGTATGACTTGTGTCTCTTTATAGACCCCATGCCAAAAACGTGAACCCACACACAGGGAAAAATTCACCGCCTTTCCCGACCTTTGCAGCCCAAAAGCGGGAATTGCGGTCGTCGAGCGTCATTAAGAGTCGTTTTTATTCTTCAAAAACTTTTTCGATGACTTTAATGACCCCTAATAACTCTAATTCCCCACCGACACATCTATGTCAAAAGCCACTCTCCTTCTCGAAGACGGCACCGTCTTCACAGGCAAAGCAGCCGGAAAAACCGGCACCACCACCGGCGAAATCTGCTTCAACACTGGCATGACCGGTTATCAGGAAATTTTCACCGACCCCTCTTACACCGGGCAAGTGCTGGTCGCCACCAACGTTCACATCGGCAACTACGGCATTAAAAAGCAAGAGGTTGAAAGCGACAGCGTGAAAATCGCGGGATTCGTGTGTCGCAATTTCAACGTGCCATATAGCCGCCTGTTGGCCGACAAAAGCATCCAAGATTATTTTGAACAGGAAGGCGTGGTGGCCATCCACGACGTGGACACCAGGGCGCTCGTGCAGCATATCCGCCAACGCGGCGCGATGAACTGCATCATCTCTTCCGAAACGGACGATGTGTCCGAACTGAAAAAACGACTCGATGCCACACCCCCCATGGCTGGGCTTGAACTTTCGAGCCATGTGACCACGAGAGAGCCTTACTTCATCGGCAACGAAAACGCTCGGTTTCGCGTGGCAGTCATGGATTTCGGAGTCAAGAAGAACATACTGCGATGTTTCGAGCAGCGCGACTGCTACCTGAAAGTTTTTCCGGCAAAAACTGATTTTGAAGAAATAAAAACTTGGAACCCGCACGGCTATTTTCTCTCCAACGGCCCCGGCGACCCGGCCTCCATGCCCTACGCGGTGGAAACGGTGAAAAAAATGCTTGCCGACGGAAAGCCGCTCTTCGGCATCTGCTTGGGCCAGCAATTGCTCGCCTTGGCGGCTGGCTTGCCCACCTACAAACTGCATCATGGGCATCGCGGGCTGAATCATCCGGTGAAAAACCTGCTATCGGGAAAATGCGAAGTGACCAGCCAAAATCACGGCTTCGGCGTGCTCGAACAAGCCGTCTATGACGCGCCCTCCGTCGTGGAAGCCACGCATATCAATCTGAACGACCACACGGTGGAGGGGATTCGACTGAAAAATCACCCGGCATTCAGCGTCCAGTATCACCCGGAAGCCAGCCCCGGCCCACACGATGCGCGTTACCTGTTCGACGAGTTTGTGGGTATGCTGGCGTAGGACGAAAGCACAAGCCAACCTCGGCAACATCTCATTGATTATTAGCACATCAGCAGCATGCAAGAAATTATTGAATCTGCTTGGGACGACCGCTCGCTTCTTCAAAATTGGGAAGTGAAAAAAGCCATCCGCGAAGTGATAGCGGCACTTGACGCGGGCGAACTGCGCGTCGCGGAGCCGCAGGCCGATGGCATTTGGCTTACCCACGAATGGCTCAAAAAAGCCATCCTGCTTTATTTCCCCATCCAAGAAATGCAGACGATAGAGGTAGGGCCATTTGAGTTTCATGATAAAATCCCGCTCAAAATAGGTTTTGAGGAAAAAGGCGTGCGCGTGGTGCCGCAAGCGTTGGCGCGTTATGGCTCTTTCATCGAAAAGGGCGCGATTCTCATGCCCTCATACGTCAACATCGGGGCTTGGGTGGGTAGCGGCACGATGGTGGATACCTGGGCGACCGTCGGTTCGTGCGCGCAGATAGGCCGCAACGTGCATCTAGCGGGCGGCGTAGGCATTGGCGGTGTGCTGGAGCCGCCGCAGGCCACACCGACCATCATCGAGGATGATTGTTTCATCGGCTCTCGCTGCATTGTGGTGGAGGGCGTTCATGTGGAGCGGGAGGCTGTGTTGGGCGCCAATGTGGTGCTCACGCAAAGCACGCACATCATTGACGTGACTGGCTCAAAGCCTGTCATGCTCAAAGGGCGGGTGCCAGCCCGCTCGGTGGTGATTCCGGGCACCTATGCCAAGCAATTTCCCGCTGGGGAATATCAAGTCGCATGCGCCCTCATCATCGGGCAGCGCAAAGAAAGCACCGACAAAAAAGTCTCGCTCAACGACGTGTTGCGCGAATATCAAGTGAGCGGCTAACCCTTTTCGCAACAACGCATGAACAAAACCATCGAAATCACGACCACGCAGAACGTGACCATCGAGTACGAGCTGGCGCCCCTGCGCGAGCGGATGCTCGCATGGCTCCTCGATTTGCTAATTGTGATATTCGGATACATACTGCTGTTTCAACTGTTGGGCCGTGTGTTCGGAAGACTTGACGACGAGGCCATCGCGCTTTTCCTGCTACCGTTGTTGATTTATTTTCTCTACAACATTTTTTTTGAAATCTGGAACAGCGGGCAAACCCCCGGCAAGATGGCAACCAACATCAAAGTCGTGCGCCTCGACGGCAAAGACCCTGAGTGGAGCGACGTGATGCTGCGAGCCTTGCTACAGTTGGTGGACACACTCTTCTCGGCTGGCGTGGTGGGGGTGCTGCTCATCAAAACGACCGGGAAAAGTCAGCGATTTGGCGACATGGCAGCCAACACATCGGTCATCAGACTGTTTGGCTCGCAATTCAACTACAGGCTGGAAGACATCTTGAGCATATCCTCGCTCGATAATTATCAACCCGTATATCCGCAAGTGCGTCGCTTGAGCGAGCGCGACATGATTTTTATCAAAAACTTGCTGGTGCGGCTTCAAAGATATCCCAACAGCGCCCACGCAGAAGCGATGGAGGACTTAGTGACGCATCTCATGCCCTTGCTCGACATCGAGCAGCGCCCGCTCGACCGGCCCAATTTTTTGAAGACGCTGTTGCGCGACTATGTCGTGCTGACAAGGTGAGCGCCGCCCCTTGCGCTACACTTTTTCCAACAATTTGCCCGCTTGCTCCAGCAAGTCCGCCGTTTTGGCAAAGCAGAACCGCACCACCCTTTCATCTTTTCTATCTGAATAAAAAGAAGAGACCGGAATGGCCGCCACGCCAAACTCGGTGGTGAGCCGTTTGCAAAAACCCAAATCAGGCTCGTCGGAAATAGCTGAATAATCGAAGAGCTGGAAATAAGTGCCCTTGCAAGGGAGCGGACGGAATCTCGTGTGAGCCATCGCCTGCAAAAAGCAGTCGCGTTTTTGTTGGTAAAACTGCGGCAAGCCGAGATACTCCGTCGGGTCGGCCATGAAGTCGGCAAACGCGGCTTGCATCGGGTGGTTGGCCGAGAACACGTTGAACTGATGCACCTTGCGAAACTCGCGGGTCAATTCCGGCGGTGCCACGCAGTAACCCGTTTTCCAGCCCGTGTTGTGATAGGTTTTTCCAAAAGAATAAACGGCCAGCGAGCGGGCATAGAGTTCGGGATAGCGCAGCACGGAAGCGTGTTGTTCGCCATCGAAAATCAAATGCTCGTACACCTCATCGCTCATCAGCAGCACATTCGTGTCGCGCAGCAGGTCATTGATGGCCAGCATGTCTGATTCGTTCAGGATAGTGCCGGTAGGGTTTTGTGGCGTGTTGATGCAAAGCATCCTCGTCCGTGGTGTGATGAGCCTGCCCACCGCCGCCCAATCCACCCGATAGTGAGGTGCCGAAAGGGCATGGACGACGGCCACGCCACCCATCGTCTCCACCGAGGGCCGATAAGAGTCATAGCAAGGCTCAAGCAGGATGACCTCGTCGCCCGGTCGGACAAAAGCGGCGATAGCGCAAAAAATCGCTTGGGTGCCGCCAGCCGTCACGGTGATTTCAGTGTCCGGGTTGACTTTTGCACCATACATCCGCTCGATTTTTTCGGCGATGCGCTCACGCAAGGCAGGCACGCCGGGCATGGGCGAATACTGGTTGGCTCCCCGGGCGATATGCTCGGCCACCAACCGTTGCAGACGCTCGGCAGGGTCGAAATTAGGGAAACCTTGCGACAGGTTGATGGCGCCAACTTGGTTGGCAAGACCCGACATCACGGTGAAAATGGTGGTGCCGACGTTGGGCAGTTTTGAGTTGATTTGCATGGCAGGGCGCTGGCAAAAGCCATTTCAGTTTGCCGCAAATGTAGAAATGACTGCTTCAAGGAGATGACTATCTTTGCGTCATTTGAAGTTAATTCATATTGATTGTTTTGTATGTCGGCAGGGCTTTTTGGACTCGTCAACTCTAACAGGGATTTCTCAAAATCCGTTAGTTGGGGAAAAAATCAGTTTAATTCTTCATTTCCCACAGCCCTGCTGTGTTATATGCAGCATAATGCATTGCCCAGTGTTTATCTTAAATACGATGCCAACGGAGCTGTAATCCAAGAACACATTGACACAAATGACGTGTTCGGGATGAATTGGAATGCGCCAGATATTTTCTTCGGATTTGAGCAGGAATATATGCCCTTCAATGACGTATTGGCAGGTAGAAGTTATCCAATTGATTTGGTCATAAAAAATCAATCAACAAATAAGTATGTGAGGGCACTTGAAATAAAGCTGACGGCGATACCTGACAATACGACTTCTGGATTTGAGCAGCAACGATATGGGGCGGAGTTAGTCATACGAACACCTACTATCGCATACATCGCTTCAAGCATTTGCCTTTTTTTCAAGAACAAGCGGCACATATTGCGAAACATCATGGATACTCATTTAGACAATATCCGAGACTGGGTCAATAGCCACGAGGTGCTGCTTAGCCTCCCTAAAATGTTGGACATAGCCAAAGGCGTGTGTTCGGAAATGGAAAAATATCAGACCCCATTGATAGTGCAGCCAATTTGGAAAACAAAGGGCAAGTCCCCCATATTGGAAGACCACTGCCTTGATGTATTCGTTTGGAGTGACGTATCATTCTTGTATTTGTTGTTGGAACGTATCGGGCCAAAAGAGACGAGAGCGCAGGAAGTGAGCAGACCGATAAGAACAATGATTTGGGTGGTGAAAATGCTTTATGATTTCAACCGAACGGGCATGGTCAATGCGGGTGAAATTATGGATAGGCTGTCTTATGGGCCGAAAAATGACAAAGCACTTGCCATTAACGGAAATGTGACAAGCAAATACCTTCAAAACGACTTTATTTTGCAACCTCGCGTTTCGAAGATTGAGATAAAAAACATCATACAGGGAAATGGAGTTAAATACCTTAGCCCTGAGAGGAGGTTTGACTCTTCCATCGTAAACGACCCGGATTTATATGAGAACCATTGACCTTTTCGCTGGATGTGGCGGTTTGTCTCTCGGATTTGAGAGTTCAGGCTTTGAGATAGTGGCTGCCTTTGACTCGTGGCAGGCAGCCATCAATACATACCAGCTGAACTTCAAACACCCGATTGTTTGCGCGGACCTCTCCAATAAAATGGTGCAAGAGCATATTGCAAGCATAGAGGCCGACCTGATTATCGGCGGGCCTCCTTGTCAAGATTTTTCAAGTGCCGGCAAGAGAGACGAGAATTTAGGCAGAGGGGACTTGTCGGTCACGTTTGCTGAGATTGTGGCATTGTGTGCGCCTAAATACTTCGTGATGGAAAATGTAGAAAGAATCGTCAAATCCAACAAACTGGTAGAGGCCAAGCAAATTTTTAAAGAAGCGGGATACAACATGTACTGGAATGTCCTTGACGCAAGTCTTTGTGGCGTACCGCAAGCGAGGAAACGATTTTTTTTGGTCGGAGCAAAAAACCTGAACCCATTGATGTTTGAAGGGATACTCAGAAAAAAATTGGCCTCCAAGCCCCTTACCTTGAGAGAATACATGGGAAACGAGTTAGACATAGAGTATTATTATCGCCATCCTAGAAGTTATGCCCGAAGAGGTATTTTCAGCATAGATGAGCCGAGTCCGACTATTAGGGGGGTCAATCGCCCGATACCTCAGGGGTATCCCGGCCATCCCGGTGACCCTGTGCACGTAAGTGAAAAATTAAGACCACTTACTTTTGAAGAACGCGCTCGCGTTCAGACATTCCCACCAGATTTTAAATTCTGGGGAAACAAATCGGAAAGGGAGCAACAGATTGGCAACGCTGTGCCAGTAAATTTGGCAAAATTCATAGCCAACGTACTCATGGAATACGACGAGCTCGTCACCCATCAATACGAATTTGCCAATGGCGCCGAAGTTTTTGCCATGGAACCAGTGTTGTCTTACTCGCCTAACCCAATTGGGAGCAGATAGAGTGCCGTCCCAGATTAGCTATATTTCCGAAATATCACATCAATCGCTGCCGCCAACTGTCGGTCCTTGTCCGTCACGATATTGCCCGCGTCGTGCGTCGTGAGCTGAATCTCGACAGTGTTCCACACATTGCTCCAATTGGGGTGATGATTGTGTTTTTCGGCGGCAAAAGCCACCTCCGTCATGAACGCGAAAGCCTCGGCAAAATCCTTGAACTTAAAGGTGCGTTGCAGCCGATTTTTTTCTTCTTGCCACATGGTTGAATGTGTTGAAATCTGTGAAACAGGGAAATACAATTGGCGGAGAAAGGTTCATGCCACATGAGTTATTGAGCGGCAGCGCGACAATTCTCGGTCAAAAATTGGAAAACCGCCAGCGATATTTTGATTTTTGCCCCCCAAACCCGCGCCATGCCCAATCCGCTACCGCTCCATATTTTTGTTTCCTACGACCAAAAGGACAGTGCTGCCGCACAAGACCTCGTGCGGCAACTCAATCTCGCTTTTGCCACAACGGATTTCACGCTCGTCTTTTGGAACAAAGAAGAAGTGCCTGCGGAGGAATTCCGCGCCAAGGCCAAGGCTTTTTTGGAAAAAACCAACTTGTTCGTCGCGGTGCTTTCCATGAACTATGAAGACACCCCGGATGTGCGCTGGGAGGCCGCCACAGCCGTGGAGGTGCAACGCGGCCGCCCCACCCTTCAAATACTGACAGTGCAGGCGCGCGCGGCAGCGGTGCCAGCGGTGCTTGCCCCCTACAAAGCGGCGCTTCCTGCCAGCGAGACCATCGAGCAGCATGGCTTTGCCCGCGACCGCCAGCTGCTCCGTACCGTGGAGGCTGCCAAAGAGGTGCTGGCTGCCACCCCACGCTCCAACGACTTGCCCGTAGCCAAAGTGGAACTGCCCCTCGCCATCGAGGATGTGCGCGAGCGCCTGCTCGCTCAGACCGACCGCATCAATCATGCCCCGCTCTTGGCATTGCTCAAGCGACTTATCGAAAGCGTCAAGACCAAGCGCGTGGTGCTCGACATCGAGGAAAAATTCAAGCAGCTGCGCGAGCAAACCCGCTTGTCCCAAATCAACATTGACGAGCTGAAGGAAAAAGCAAGGCCCATCGAGCTCGAACTGCAACACCTCATCCGCGGGTTGCCGGAGGCCGACCTGGCGAAAGGCTGGAAAGACGTCTTCATTCGCGACTATTTTCATTTCGTGCCCGGCAGCCGAGCCATCAGCACGGTGCCGCCATTTTTTGTGCCCGCCGACGAAATCGCCATTCCCGATACGCTCAACCTGCCCGTTGGCCCACGCGAACAAGAGGCTTTGGAGCAAATCGGCCTGCTTTCTTTTGAACAAAAAAGCGATTTCCGTCGCAGCCTGCTCTTGGCGAGGGATGCCTTGGCCGTAAAAAATTACGCACAGGCATACTCGCTTTGCGACCACGTTCGCACGCGCATTGACCCCCAATCGGCCCAGCTCTACGAATATCTGCTCATCACTTTCATGCAGAAAGAAACACCAGAGCGAATCCTGCGGGAAGCCGCCAAGGGCAACGACCGAATGTTGCAATTCGTCCTGCTCTATGCGGAGCGATACCGCAAGTATCAGCGCGACGGCAAGTGCCCTTCTTCCACGGGTTTGCACAATCTGGCCATCGCTTCCGAAAGCCTTTCAGATATGGCCCTTCGGATTTATTATCAATTCCCCAACGACTCGATACTCCACACGGGCAAACACGCGGAGGACAAGCCCGACAACCGAAACACACTCCGCATCATTCTCGACAACACGCTGAAAATCTGTCGCCTGGTGTATCCCTCCGAGGAGCTGCTGGAAGCGGCGGTGGTGGAGTCGTGTGGCGGCGGCAAGTACCACTGGGTCAAAAACGTGGAGGTGGTGGGCGGCTTTTTCCAGTTCGCGCCATTGGGCAACTACGACTTGTTGGGCGAAATCCAAGAGCTGCTCGATATGTTGCAGGGCATGGAGGCCGATGATTTGACCAAAATCGTGAAGCAAGGCGACCTGCTGCGCGAAGATTTGTATTTCAGTCTTTTCGCCAAGCGCCAAGTGCTGGCCCAGCAAATTGCCGAGGATGAGAAGCGCCGTCGCCCCTACACCGACCAGCGGCTTTCGGTCGTTCGGTTTGTCCATGCGTGTTTGCTGGGCGCCGAGATGTTTGGCGATGTGGACAAAGACGGCAGAGGGCAATCGTTTTATCGCATGGCACTCGAATACCTGTTGCCGGAGCTTCTTTTCCCGGCTGCTCAGGTCGCAGGCACGGCGGACTCGTCGCTCCGCTGGTTCGACCTGGACGAGCACGGCACGGTGCGCAACCACGCCGACTGCGCTCTTTATGACTTCGACGCTCAGGCCATCGTGGAAAAAATAGTGCACGACATGGCTGGCAACGCTGGCTGGCTTCAGGTGCAACCCAATATCAAGGAAGCGGTGTACCTGCTCTTTGTGGCCGACACCAACGCTGAATACGAAGCAGTAAAAAAGGGTCTTGAATGGACGGATTTTCGGCGCTTGAGCGACGAGGACGCACGCCGGAGATTGGTGAACTGCCTCCGCCGATGGGTGATAGCCTATCGAGCATACCCCGAGCGAGGGCGGATTTTTTTGGAAAACTGCGTGCGCGAGCTCGTGGGCGATGGCCTGATGTTGTGGCTGCATCACGACCCCGACAAGTTGGCCGCTCATCCGCACAGCCGCGCCCTTGGATATGATGCGCAAGCCGCGCTGAAAATGATTCACGATTGGTTGCTG
This genomic interval from Saprospiraceae bacterium contains the following:
- a CDS encoding TIR domain-containing protein, whose amino-acid sequence is MPNPLPLHIFVSYDQKDSAAAQDLVRQLNLAFATTDFTLVFWNKEEVPAEEFRAKAKAFLEKTNLFVAVLSMNYEDTPDVRWEAATAVEVQRGRPTLQILTVQARAAAVPAVLAPYKAALPASETIEQHGFARDRQLLRTVEAAKEVLAATPRSNDLPVAKVELPLAIEDVRERLLAQTDRINHAPLLALLKRLIESVKTKRVVLDIEEKFKQLREQTRLSQINIDELKEKARPIELELQHLIRGLPEADLAKGWKDVFIRDYFHFVPGSRAISTVPPFFVPADEIAIPDTLNLPVGPREQEALEQIGLLSFEQKSDFRRSLLLARDALAVKNYAQAYSLCDHVRTRIDPQSAQLYEYLLITFMQKETPERILREAAKGNDRMLQFVLLYAERYRKYQRDGKCPSSTGLHNLAIASESLSDMALRIYYQFPNDSILHTGKHAEDKPDNRNTLRIILDNTLKICRLVYPSEELLEAAVVESCGGGKYHWVKNVEVVGGFFQFAPLGNYDLLGEIQELLDMLQGMEADDLTKIVKQGDLLREDLYFSLFAKRQVLAQQIAEDEKRRRPYTDQRLSVVRFVHACLLGAEMFGDVDKDGRGQSFYRMALEYLLPELLFPAAQVAGTADSSLRWFDLDEHGTVRNHADCALYDFDAQAIVEKIVHDMAGNAGWLQVQPNIKEAVYLLFVADTNAEYEAVKKGLEWTDFRRLSDEDARRRLVNCLRRWVIAYRAYPERGRIFLENCVRELVGDGLMLWLHHDPDKLAAHPHSRALGYDAQAALKMIHDWLLEQHRPEDLFWTEEKLRQTIASNLYAQSILPNYERIKPGDERQRPATARLLREAMSNYRLHPEARFLDLVWRELTEERKFCWLNISKEGKETAFATLGGFDPAAVLRELNETHPEHFRLLTARERIADHRHANQQERYYREISEFRHENRRLEREIAIDIIRNIKGIYLYFPKQEYLELPLRELTGKGRIRWNAHFLGLFPLAENHYENRFLGFEYKWERAEIRRLLDDQFSEMQRVLRETGEM
- the carA gene encoding glutamine-hydrolyzing carbamoyl-phosphate synthase small subunit; amino-acid sequence: MSKATLLLEDGTVFTGKAAGKTGTTTGEICFNTGMTGYQEIFTDPSYTGQVLVATNVHIGNYGIKKQEVESDSVKIAGFVCRNFNVPYSRLLADKSIQDYFEQEGVVAIHDVDTRALVQHIRQRGAMNCIISSETDDVSELKKRLDATPPMAGLELSSHVTTREPYFIGNENARFRVAVMDFGVKKNILRCFEQRDCYLKVFPAKTDFEEIKTWNPHGYFLSNGPGDPASMPYAVETVKKMLADGKPLFGICLGQQLLALAAGLPTYKLHHGHRGLNHPVKNLLSGKCEVTSQNHGFGVLEQAVYDAPSVVEATHINLNDHTVEGIRLKNHPAFSVQYHPEASPGPHDARYLFDEFVGMLA
- a CDS encoding 2,3,4,5-tetrahydropyridine-2,6-dicarboxylate N-succinyltransferase; amino-acid sequence: MSSMQEIIESAWDDRSLLQNWEVKKAIREVIAALDAGELRVAEPQADGIWLTHEWLKKAILLYFPIQEMQTIEVGPFEFHDKIPLKIGFEEKGVRVVPQALARYGSFIEKGAILMPSYVNIGAWVGSGTMVDTWATVGSCAQIGRNVHLAGGVGIGGVLEPPQATPTIIEDDCFIGSRCIVVEGVHVEREAVLGANVVLTQSTHIIDVTGSKPVMLKGRVPARSVVIPGTYAKQFPAGEYQVACALIIGQRKESTDKKVSLNDVLREYQVSG
- a CDS encoding aminotransferase class I/II-fold pyridoxal phosphate-dependent enzyme, which produces MQINSKLPNVGTTIFTVMSGLANQVGAINLSQGFPNFDPAERLQRLVAEHIARGANQYSPMPGVPALRERIAEKIERMYGAKVNPDTEITVTAGGTQAIFCAIAAFVRPGDEVILLEPCYDSYRPSVETMGGVAVVHALSAPHYRVDWAAVGRLITPRTRMLCINTPQNPTGTILNESDMLAINDLLRDTNVLLMSDEVYEHLIFDGEQHASVLRYPELYARSLAVYSFGKTYHNTGWKTGYCVAPPELTREFRKVHQFNVFSANHPMQAAFADFMADPTEYLGLPQFYQQKRDCFLQAMAHTRFRPLPCKGTYFQLFDYSAISDEPDLGFCKRLTTEFGVAAIPVSSFYSDRKDERVVRFCFAKTADLLEQAGKLLEKV
- a CDS encoding HindVP family restriction endonuclease is translated as MSAGLFGLVNSNRDFSKSVSWGKNQFNSSFPTALLCYMQHNALPSVYLKYDANGAVIQEHIDTNDVFGMNWNAPDIFFGFEQEYMPFNDVLAGRSYPIDLVIKNQSTNKYVRALEIKLTAIPDNTTSGFEQQRYGAELVIRTPTIAYIASSICLFFKNKRHILRNIMDTHLDNIRDWVNSHEVLLSLPKMLDIAKGVCSEMEKYQTPLIVQPIWKTKGKSPILEDHCLDVFVWSDVSFLYLLLERIGPKETRAQEVSRPIRTMIWVVKMLYDFNRTGMVNAGEIMDRLSYGPKNDKALAINGNVTSKYLQNDFILQPRVSKIEIKNIIQGNGVKYLSPERRFDSSIVNDPDLYENH
- a CDS encoding RDD family protein, translated to MNKTIEITTTQNVTIEYELAPLRERMLAWLLDLLIVIFGYILLFQLLGRVFGRLDDEAIALFLLPLLIYFLYNIFFEIWNSGQTPGKMATNIKVVRLDGKDPEWSDVMLRALLQLVDTLFSAGVVGVLLIKTTGKSQRFGDMAANTSVIRLFGSQFNYRLEDILSISSLDNYQPVYPQVRRLSERDMIFIKNLLVRLQRYPNSAHAEAMEDLVTHLMPLLDIEQRPLDRPNFLKTLLRDYVVLTR
- a CDS encoding DNA cytosine methyltransferase, with amino-acid sequence MRTIDLFAGCGGLSLGFESSGFEIVAAFDSWQAAINTYQLNFKHPIVCADLSNKMVQEHIASIEADLIIGGPPCQDFSSAGKRDENLGRGDLSVTFAEIVALCAPKYFVMENVERIVKSNKLVEAKQIFKEAGYNMYWNVLDASLCGVPQARKRFFLVGAKNLNPLMFEGILRKKLASKPLTLREYMGNELDIEYYYRHPRSYARRGIFSIDEPSPTIRGVNRPIPQGYPGHPGDPVHVSEKLRPLTFEERARVQTFPPDFKFWGNKSEREQQIGNAVPVNLAKFIANVLMEYDELVTHQYEFANGAEVFAMEPVLSYSPNPIGSR
- a CDS encoding 4a-hydroxytetrahydrobiopterin dehydratase; translated protein: MWQEEKNRLQRTFKFKDFAEAFAFMTEVAFAAEKHNHHPNWSNVWNTVEIQLTTHDAGNIVTDKDRQLAAAIDVIFRKYS